The following DNA comes from Macaca thibetana thibetana isolate TM-01 chromosome 14, ASM2454274v1, whole genome shotgun sequence.
CATCTGCTGCTTGCTGTCTGCATCTCCTTTCCCTTCTGCTTCTCTGGCTCTTGTTGAACAGTACATTTCCTCCCCACAgtgtgctggaaaggatgtgaaaGCCTTGGTTGACACAGGCTGCCTATATAATCTCATCTCTTCGGCCTGTGTGGACAGATTGGGGTAAGTAGCCACTTGTACTGAGTGGAACTTAGATGTGAGTGTACTCTTCGCTTGACTCTATTTTATGGTTAGAGATGGTGAGCATCTCTACGGCAGCTCAAAGAGAAGTATGCAGAGTTCAGATCTCAGCTGGAACCAGAGTCCTTAGTAAAGGGGAGGAGTGGTGGGTTATCAGGCAAGTGGAGAAATCAGTGAGCATGGAAACTTTTGGCTTTCTGTTAACTCCCCCTATTAAGTTTTGAGCAAAGACCTCTGAACTTGAATGAGAGAGCCTGAGACCTCTGGCTCATTGTGTGTCCTGCCCTGATCTACTAGACAGCAAATTAAAAGGAGCTGTCCTGTTGGTATACTCCATCCAGATGAATAAAAGTAGGGATGTGGTGGGCCTTAGCTTACTCAGAGTCTTTCTGGAGGATGCACTGCCTGTCCCCAAGAAACATCCATCAGAACTGAGAAGAGGACTGCAGCTGCTACTacacctgggcctgggcctgggcctgggccatcATAAAGATGATTAGCCagtagtttattttgtttgttttgtgtggtggagcctcactctgttgcccaggctggagtgcagtggtgcaatctcggctcactgcaacctccgcctcctgggctcaagtgatcttcctgcctcagccttctgagtaactgggactacaggtgtgcaccaccatgcctggctaattttttgtattctttgtagagaaggggttttgccatgttgcccaggatggtcttcaactcctgggctcaagcaatctgcccgcttcagcctcccaaaatgctaggattacaggtatgagccaccgcacccagccctgagcTTTTTATGTGGTGAAAAGATGAAGTATAGTGCAACATGATGGTTCCAGAAAGACTAATATGTCCTGGTGCATAATTAGGCAGCAGACTGCCATGATTCCAGAGGAATTAATAACCATCTgtaaaactgcaattatttttcttttggatgggCTATAACATCAAAAGAGAGGAAATAGAGGAAAGCAGAAGTATTGGCACAGAAAGTCCATAATTATTTATCCACCAACCCATAATAGCTCTGGTGCTAGCTATTACAATCAGCTTATGTAACATGTGAAACCTTGGtactgtttctttccttcctcccctgcaCAGACAAGTTAAATTAACAAGGATTTTCTCCGTGATATTCCTTGCTGATACGAATATCAGTGCACTTACCAAATAAGTACTTGCCTCCACTAACATTATAGTCTAAGACAGACTGATGAAGACAGAATGAAATGGAAAGGACAATGAGAAAATTAGACATTGAACAAAGCACCTTCTAAAATTAGGATTAACCTGACTTCTCTGGTATCTGTTACTCACAGATCGGTAAAAGGAAATGTTAACTCAATTGCCTCACACAATGGTGGGGACAGTAGGATACAGAATAGGATTCTCTGAATATGTCAGTTCCCCTGTCTTCACCAATACACATAAGTGATGTAAGGTTTTTGAGAATGGGAGATGAGTCTTTAGTGTTTTTATATCCCCCTGGCATGTTTAGGACAAAGTGCTGAAACAACAAATGTAGGATGGCTAGCACTTTTTGGTAAATTAATCCCAGGAGATCCCTGGAGAATTCCAGTTGTAGGTCAGAAGGTAGGCATTGCAGGATTCTATCAGGAATCTCTGTCAAGGGGATTTTGGTATCTTCCTTTTTGGTGCAGACTCAAGGAGCTTGTCAAATCCCACAAGCATGAAGGAGAAAAGCTTTCTCTACCCCGGCATCTCAAAGTAGTGGGCCAGATTGAACACCTAGTGATCACACTGGGCTCTCTCCGCCTGGACTGCCCAGCAGCTGTGGTTGGTAAGCAGAATTGAGGGCGGGACCTATGGACCCTAACATAAACCCTCTCCCTACCCCCAAAAAAACCTCATGAGATCTCATGCCTGTAAATATTGACTTTTTCAAAATGGTTCCCATTTTTCTGTACTATAGATCTTGTCCCAATTTTTGGTCTCCAAAGTACTAGATGGGCCCTGAGCTACATTCAAGACATGTTGAGAATCAATCAGTTAAACAAATGTGGAGGtcagataaaaaaaattcaaggagcaagaggccgagcgcagtggctcatgcctgtaatcccagcactttgggaggccaaggtggacagatcacctgaggttaggagttcaagaacagcctgaccaacatggagaaaccccatctctactaaaaatacaaaattagctgggactggtggcgcatgcctttaatcccagctacttgggaggctgaggtcggggaattgcttggacccgagaggtggagcagagatcgcgccactgcactccagcctgggcaacaagagtgcaactccatgtcaaaaaaaaaaaggagcaagaaaacacatttttatgtaCAGGTGAAAATGTCCCCTGAGAGCTTTCCATGAACTAGAAACAGAGAGCAACTTACTCCTTTGCCATAAATCCTTTGATAATTTCCCACCACTTTCCACACTTCTCATACATTTTATTCTTGACTACTCCAAGTTATTGGTCTTTGTCTAAAGACCTTTGTCCTTTAGAGTAAAAAAGACCTGAGTTTGCATCTTGGCTCTATTGCCTTGTAACTTTAATGATCTAGGAAAATTACTTAATACAACACATGCTTGAccacgtgcggtggctcatacctataattctagcactttgggaggccaaggtgggtggatcacctggggtcgggagttcgagagaagcctggccaacatggtgaaaccctgtctctactaaaaatacaaaaattagccgagtgtggtggtgggcgctggTAATCCCAAATCTcctgctgaggcaagagaattgcttgaacctgggaggcagaggttgcagtgaactgagattgtgccactgcactccagcctgggcaacaagagcaaaactccatctcaaaaaataaaaaagtaaaaataacaaaaaaatgaaaataacacatGCTCAATATATGCTTATTGGATGTtattggatggatgggtggaacCTAATAGTGATTAGGCCGACTTCTAAGCAAGCGTGGAAATGGCTAAATCTTaatcatctttttgttttattagatGACAATGAGAAAAACTTGTCCCTTGGTCTACAGACTCTCCGATCTCTGAAGGTAAGATTGACTCCTCTTACCCCTTGATACTTCCTCTCTGAGGCAGGTATCTTCTTACACAGGAACTCATAGTGGTATCACTGACAAGTTACCAGTGATTCTTCTGTTTTCAGTGCATCATAAACTTGGATAAGCACCGGCTGATCATGGGGAAGACAGACAAGGAAGAAATCCCTTTTGTGGAGACAGTCTCTTTGAATGAAGACAAGTGAGTGCCCAAGTGGGTCAGATCAAGTCATATCCATTTGTCATGAGCTGCGAGCAGGGCAGTGGTGGTTCTTAGACAGGACGTGGGGTTGTATCCTGTCTTTGGCTTCAGTTATACTACAAATCTACCCTTCCCCACACCCAGAGTTCACCATCCCATAAAACTCTGTAGTGCACACATCAGAATGAGCAATGGTCATGTCACACAGAGTGGTAGGGAAATGAGTGGCTTTGAAAGCAAAATTTTACTTGCCTTCAGCTTAACTTTTTCTGAATATGGCATTATTTCttctgatatttatttctcatttcagcACTTCAGAAGCATAACTACAGCCTGCAGCATGTctgcacatgtgcatacacaccgGGTTGACAGATTGAGAAAACTGGGTTTGAACCAAATGCCGTAGCAACTTGCTGTGGACCAAGTCCTTCCATTTAATAGAAGCTCTAGGGGCTCCTTCCCATTCAGACCTCTCTAGACTATAGTCTATGCTTAGAGATCTTGTCTGGTTATAGCCATTGTTTTTTACTCCTTTGATCACTTAATTTATAGACCTTTTTTGACACTGCCAGTCTCACTTGTGGCCTATTTCTCTGCTGCTTCCAGGAATTTGCTTTTATTAGTCAAGTATAGGGGCTGCCAGGTTCTGTGTCTCCATAGatatatttgcttcttttcctatagctaaaatgtataataaacagGAACCTGACCTTTACCTCCTTTCAGCTGTTTCAAACAGGTGCCAGGATACCTATGTCTTGGAATTAGAGTTTCTTCaaattgattaattgatttttcaaGTATGGATTACGTGAAAGAGCCCAGAGACATCATCTATTACAGTttaactctttcatttttttttttttttttttttttttttttgagacggagtctcgctctgtcacccaggctggagtgcagtggccggacctcagctcactgcaagctccgcctcccgggtttacgccattctcctgcctcagcctcccgagtagctgggactacaagcgcccgccacctcgcccggctagttttttgtattttttagtagagacggggtttcaccgtgttagccaggatggtctcgatctcctgacctcgtgatccgcccgtctcggcctcccaaagtgctgggattacaggcttgagccaccgcgcccggctctttcaTTTAAAGGTCCAGAGAGGCAAGTGAATTGTCTAAGTTCATATATTAGGTCAGTGACTGAAGGGACTGAGAACGCAGACCTGATTTCCAAGCCAGGACTCCCATGCTGCCTCATTTGTATTCAAGCCTTTAACAGGAGGGCAAAGAGGTGagaatgtgtttaaaaaaaagaaagaaagaaagaaaagggcagaGCAGGGGAGGAATATGCTCTGGAGATGGATGCTAGGATGATTTGCGTAGCTCTCCCTCCTGTGTGCCAAGCCCACTAAAATTTCCTTGCCCCAAACTGTCACATTTGGGCCCTCATCTTGGTGCCTAAAAACTGAGCatacaaagatgaatgaaatGGTTTCTCATTGTGAACCTCTTGGAGGAAAGGAGGAACCACAGACAGAGGAATATTAATCCCTCTCTGAGATGGAATTGAAGGCTTAAGTAAATCAGAGTGTCACTGTCAGACGTTGATTACTCCCAAGATCCAATCAGCATTTCTGCCTATCCTGTTATGTGTCTGCCAAGGACTTAAGTAGCTGGAAACCAGGAGTAGAGAAAGTGGGGGTAGGTGGGGAAGAGCAAGGCCAGAACAGAAGGGAGTTGAATGAATAATCAACTGGTGGAGAGGCCTACCTAGATAAACCTTTCTGGGAGGTAGGGAATGACATTTTCAGGCAAGGAATTGAGACGTTCAATTCTGTCCTGGTACAAGGAAAGAGGCAGAGCAGGTGCCAACAATGTTAAAGACAACTTTTTATAACTGCCCAGTATTTCCTGACCCCTCTCAAAGGTTGGGGAGAATACAAGGTTTCTTGAAGCTTTTTGATGGGGGTGTCACATTAGGCACGCAGGTGTCTGTAATGGAATCTCCCCTTCAGTTTGGTCATAGAAGTGCTTGGACAAGTCAGAAAAATAGGTAGCTGTGGATATCCCTTTAAGATATTCCCAAGT
Coding sequences within:
- the NRIP3 gene encoding nuclear receptor-interacting protein 3; the protein is MFYSGLLTEGGRKETDMREAASLRQQRRMKQAVQFIHKDSADLLPLDGLKKLGSSKDTQPHNILQRRLMETNLSKLRSGRVPWASKTNKLNQAKSEGLKKSEEDDMILVSCQCAGKDVKALVDTGCLYNLISSACVDRLGLKELVKSHKHEGEKLSLPRHLKVVGQIEHLVITLGSLRLDCPAAVVDDNEKNLSLGLQTLRSLKCIINLDKHRLIMGKTDKEEIPFVETVSLNEDNTSEA